In Penicillium psychrofluorescens genome assembly, chromosome: 5, a single window of DNA contains:
- a CDS encoding uncharacterized protein (ID:PFLUO_007627-T1.cds;~source:funannotate), which produces MVYYLPDMSRIIFRAFQGIGGSGIYSMTMAVMAEVTPSEKIGPVTGLMSCIFALSSILGPVLGGAITSNTTWRWVFYLNIPAGGLAIGIVTWVFPLNDGPLPITLGSFSRIDWPGMMFSLAGSTFLVLALEEADSAYAWDSALIIASLIVGGRFQIQDGLSPVEAGIRMLPLLLLSAFGAGLGGMINSKRNVSFYTLMGGVSLQLIGLGFMTSLPTTGEILRAQYGYQVLLGLGFGITLTSLVIISRVEVESNDLAITMGVVTQVRVLGGTIAISIGQLLLIRNVNKYLLGTLSSDEISALRESVANISKLTPAKQEAVSDAYGRAFNTQTRLVLYITAACWIVSLATFKRCSVNDNMQSQKVQQMHHRDMEEEAILTQNAGPAGSIHLSIVSLPKIHTSDGELSTGMTKPRQILEEQRAEERLQRYLETGELW; this is translated from the exons ATGGTATACTATCTTCCTGACATGAGTAGAATCATCTTCCGTGCCTTCCAAGGCATCGGAGGATCTGGTATCTACAGCATGACCATGGCGGTTATGGCTGAAGTGACACCATCAGAGAAGATAGGCCCAGTCACCGGCTTGATGAGCTGTATCTTCGCCCTCTCCAGCATCCTGGGACCCGTGTTGGGGGGTGCTATCACCTCCAATACGACTTGGCGGTGGGTATTCTACTTGAA CATTCCGGCCGGCGGTCTTGCGATTGGAATCGTTACCTGGGTGTTTCCGTTAAACGATGGTCCCCTCCCCATCACACTTGGAAGTTTCAGTCGCATCGACTGGCCCGGAATGATGTTCTCTTTGGCTGGTTCAACATTCCTCGTGCTGGCACTGGAAGAAGCCGACAGTGCCTATGCGTGGGACAGTGCGCTAATTATCGCGTCTCTGATAGTTGGCGGA AGATTCCAGATCCAAGACGGCCTCAGCCCGGTCGAAGCAGGGATCCGAATGCTACCTCTCCTCCTGCTCTCTGCATTTGGTGCTGGCTTGGGCGGCATGATAAACAGCAAAAGAAACGTCTCCTTCTACACGCTGATGGGAGGCGTGTCACTACAGTTGATCGGACTCGGGTTCATGACCTCATTGCCCACGACGGGTGAAATTCTGCGTGCTCAATACGGGTACCAAGTGCTGCTAGGTCTCGGGTTTGGCATAACCTTGACGAGCTTGGTGATAATTTCACGCGTAGAGGTGGAAAGCAACGATCTTGCTATCACCATGGGCGTCGTGACCCAGGTGCGTGTTCTCGGTGGCACGATTGCTATTTCGATCGGCCAGTTACTCCTCATACGGAACGTGAACAAGTATCTATTGGGAACATTATCTAGCGACGAAATTAGCGCGCTTCGTGAAAGTGTGGCCAATATAAGCAAGTTGACACCGGCAAAGCAGGAGGCTGTGAGTGATGCTTACGGCCGTGCTTTCAATACGCAGACTCGACTAGTCTTGTATATCACGGCCGCCTGTTGGATCGTCTCACTAGCAACATTTAAGAGATGCTCCGTGAATGATAACATGCAGTCTCAAAAGGTGCAGCAAATGCACCATCGGGAtatggaggaggaagcgaTCCTCACGCAGAACGCCGGTCCGGCAGGTAGTATACATCTTTCTATAGTCAGCCTGCCTAAGATACACACATCAGACGGAGAGCTGAGCACAGGAATGACAAAGCCACGTCAAATTCTGGAGGAGCAAAGAGCTGAAGAACGACTCCAGAGGTATCTTGAAACTGGGGAGCTGTGGTAG
- a CDS encoding uncharacterized protein (ID:PFLUO_007628-T1.cds;~source:funannotate): protein MGPRLAAFTFWYEFYYDVVLGGQYTFQIRRLHKRYGPIIRINPHELHVYTPDFYDELYAGGNRRRDKWYWATKAFGGDTSTVATTKHELHRARRAALNPFFSKRQVRRLQPLIEERFTAFLGRLKEFQKSDEVFPLDKALSAYSADVIMEYCFGKSADKLNAPDFDITFHQAVVNGAKNNFLMRQFPWILWTMKRMPTWLLLWMNPDLSSFIQMHRDIGRQVRKAMNAEKQPSPSEGICHSTVYQEILNSGLPPQEKGYKRLAEDSGAAVTAGTVTTAWTITVTIYHLLSNPNMLRKLKDELSSTDSTDLSVLENLPYLAASIQEGLRLSYGASTRLARIAPDEVLVFTDPDTQKAWTIPPNTPVSMTGMLVFQDSTIFPDPSRFDPERWITNPRLSRYQVAFSKGSRICVGMNLAYAEITLMLAELFRHFGSPEVHGDRDIGTLELFETTVDNDVECWVDAIAPLPKEESKGVRVRVLPVAE, encoded by the exons ATGG GTCCTAGACTGGCAGCATTTACCTTTTG GTACGAATTCTACTACGATGTCGTTCTTGGTGGCCAATATACCTTCCAAATTCGGCGCCTTCACAAGCGGTACGGTCCCATCATCCGCATAAACCCACATGAGCTTCACGTCTACACTCCCGATTTCTACGACGAGCTTTACGCGGGTGGAAATCGCCGACGAGACAAGTGGTACTGGGCAACCAAAGCTTTTGGCGGAGATACTTCGACAGTGGCGACAACTAAACACGAGCTCCACCGAGCCAGGCGGGCCGCTCTGAATCCTTTCTTTTCCAAAAGACAGGTGCGGAGACTACAGCCGCTGATTGAGGAGCGTTTTACAGCGTTTCTAGGAAGACTGAAGGAATTTCAGAAAAGTGATGAAGTCTTCCCGCTGGACAAAGCTCTCTCGGCTTATTCGGCAG ATGTGATCATGGAATACTGCTTCGGAAAATCAGCAGACAAACTCAACGCCCCGGATTTCGACATCACCTTCCACCAGGCAGTTGTTAACGGTGCCAAGAATAATTTCCTGATGAGACAGTTTCCCTGGATTCTGTGGACAATGAAGCGAATGCCCACCtggttgctgctgtggaTGAACCCTGATTTGAGCTCGTTTATTCAGATGCATCGA GACATCGGACGCCAAGTTCGAAAGGCCATGAACGCCGAAAAGCAACCGAGCCCAAGCGAAGGGATTTGCCATTCAACTGTCTATCAGGAGATTCTGAACAGTGGCCTCCCGCCCCAAGAAAAGGGCTATAAGCGTCTAGCGGAGGACAGTGGAGCTGCCGTGACTGCCGGTACCGTTACCACTGCATGGACGATCACAGTGACTATCTACCACCTCCTGTCCAACCCAAATATGCTCCGTAAGCTGAAGGATGAACTCTCCTCGACGGACAGTACAGACCTGAGTGTCCTTGAGAACCTACCGTACCTCGCCGCCAGCATCCAGGAAGGTCTTCGGCTGAGCTACGGGGCCAGTACTCGTCTCGCGCGCATTGCACCAGACGAGGTTCTGGTATTCACGGACCCCGACACACAAAAAGCCTGGACCATCCCTCCCAATACACCGGTCAGTATGACCGGTATGTTAGTATTTCAGGACTCGACCATCTTCCCGGATCCGTCGCGATTCGATCCAGAGCGATGGATCACAAATCCCCGGCTAAGTCGTTACCAAGTTGCCTTTAGCAAGGGGAGCCGAATCTGTGTCGGAATGAACCTAGCGTACGCAGAGATTACCTTGATGCTGGCGGAGCTATTTAGACACTTCGGAAGCCCAGAGGTGCACGGGGATCGCGATATCGGCACCCTGGAGTTGTTCGAGACGACAGTCGATAATGATGTTGAATGTTGGGTGGATGCTATTGCTCCCTTGCCCAAGGAGGAGTCAAAGGGGGTGCGGGTGCGAGTGCTACCTGTGGCAGAGTAG
- a CDS encoding uncharacterized protein (ID:PFLUO_007629-T1.cds;~source:funannotate) has translation MAIPRAPLLLCFLLLLPHVHAFGAGNIASISAIEGQNWRHGDIEDLLKTVACISGHKWTSTMIKRVYFGNWLRDYSQAMDTGTLKSLQADTIRILVWILSFLTFGYATAEFEVTSDRLGVYRPEEHIEYASLPFPQSRVCVSINASRSNPKDYADNQDARQFDKRLRPPVRPVELEIDPDTGMKNYIANERGDWATSAAYVKYSLGRSIHFGRMYTHGGERKGSEEDLCEALRCLGQGLHTLEDFAAHTNYCELALREMGFLSVFPHTGTATQCNIRGHHVFPLVTGTFGMVDFFHSVLGEATDHFTQSEVNEMDIALGDAQSNSQSNSSLNTFTGLLGKIPGTRDLVSEAEQLKQQSEAQESVNRHRGSTAGYSRGFDSLCVEDHGMGEQIRAPGPGGSTAPAPGPGPGLQGMPDINPQETIKKIYPILEFRDKVVRKLNSIIEKIPGLEALVEKISETLTVFIMSLLAPFIRPLIKAASKSLQTGSSGVIDASGKHQYEPWTDPRCTDPTHSLLSKDHFANVLNEPAGHVAAAIVRYIAPRVLYAWEHIDVPEHEVLNDCMNIFHHPALRDMRNDAHRTMFEAVQTWVDTHPDRRAKLNDILSADGVRAGRNTGGVPHTHGGGGGFAALGGGAAHAHSASQGQHGSSGGGGIPWDKLSSLPIPGLSSSGQHQSQSQHGSSGGLPWEQLSHLPIPGLSSSGQHGQHGQHGSSGGLPWDKLSGLPIPGMSELNKLNKISHFVPGGLGHGFSREVEGENETGGVPYQQQQAEHGQPQYQSHAEHQHPHQHQHPHPHQQQHPHQHQQHPHPHPHQRQH, from the exons ATGGCCATCCCACGGGCACCCTTGCTCCTatgcttcctcctcctgtTGCCCCACGTCCACGCCTTCGGGGCCGGCA ACATCGCTTCTATCTCGGCCATCGAGGGCCAGAActggcgccatggcgatatCGAGGATTTACTCAAGACCGTCGCCTGCATCTCGGGCCACAAATGGACCTCCACCATGATCAAGCGGGTGTACTTTGGGAACTGGCTGCGTGATTA CTCCCAGGCCATGGATACCGGCACCCTCAAATCGCTCCAGGCCGATACCATCCGTATCCTGGTCTGGATCCTCTCGTTCCTCACCTTTGGCTATGCGACGGCCGAGTTTGAGGTCACGTCGGACCGACTGGGTGTCTATCGGCCCGAGGAGCATATTGAGTacgcctccctccccttccctcAATCCCGAGTGTGTGTATCGATTAACGCTTCGCGCAGTAACCCCAAAGATTATGCCGACAACCAAGACGCCCGCCAGTTCGATAAGCGGCTACGGCCCCCCGTCCGGCCGGTCGAGCTCGAAATCGACCCCGACACAGGGATGAAGAACTACATTGCCAACGAGCGCGGCGACTGggccaccagcgccgccTACGTCAAGTACAGTCTAGGCCGCAGCATCCATTTCGGACGCATGTACACGCACGGCGGGGAGCGCAAaggcagcgaggaggatctcTGCGAGGCGCTGCGTTGTCTAGGCCAGGGCTTGCACACGCTGGAGGATTTTGCCGCGCATACCAACTACTGCGAGCTGGCTCTGCGTGAGATGGGCTTCCTGAGTGTGTTTCCGCACACGGGCACGGCGACGCAGTGCAATATCCGGGGACACCACGTCTTCCCGCTTGTGACGGGGACGTTTGGGATGGTTGATTTCTTTCACTCCGTGCTTGGGGAGGCAACGGATCACTTTACCCAGTCGGAGGTCAATGAGATGGATATTGCACTTGGGGATGCCCAGTCGAATTCGCAGTCGAATAGCTCGCTCAATACCTTTACTGGATTGCTGGGCAAGATCCCCGGGACGAGGGATCTGGTAAGTGAGGCTGAGCAGCTTAAGCAGCAGTCCGAGGCTCAGGAGTCTGTCAACCGACACCGAGGCTCGACGGCTGGCTATTCTCGCGGTTTTGACTCTCTCTGTGTGGAGGATCACGGAATGGGCGAGCAGATTCGTGCGCCGGGCCCTGGTGGCAGTacagcgccagcaccaggTCCAGGTCCAGGTCTCCAGGGTATGCCAGACATCAACCCCCAAGAGACCATCAAGAAGATCTACCCCATTCTCGAGTTCCGAGACAAAGTAGTCCGAAAGCTCAACTCAATCATCGAGAAGATACCGGGACTGGAAGCCCTCGTGGAGAAGATCTCCGAGACCCTTACCGTATTCATCATGTCGCTGTTAGCACCATTCATCCGACCACTGATCAAGGCAGCCTCGAAATCCCTCCAGACAGGCTCGTCGGGCGTCATCGACGCCTCAGGAAAGCACCAGTACGAGCCCTGGACAGACCCGCGCTGCACCGACCCCACGCACTCGCTGCTCTCCAAGGATCACTTCGCAAACGTTCTCAACGAGCCGGCCGGTCATGTCGCCGCCGCTATTGTACGCTACATCGCGCCCCGCGTCTTGTATGCATGGGAGCATATCGATGTGCCCGAACACGAGGTTCTGAATGACTGCATGAACATCTTCCACCACCCGGCTCTGCGTGATATGCGCAACGATGCACACCGGACGATGTTCGAGGCTGTCCAGACCTGGGTGGATACCCACCCAGACCGCCGCGCCAAGCTGAATGATATCCTCAGCGCCGATGGCGTCAGGGCAGGTCGTAACACTGGCGGTGTTCCTCACACGcacggcggtggtggagggtTTGCCGCGTTGGGAGGCGGTGCCGCCCACGCCCACAGCGCCTCCCAAGGACAGCACGGTTCctcgggtggtggtggtattCCGTGGGATAAACTATCCAGCCTACCCATCCCCGGCCTATCGTCCTCGGGACAACACCAGTCCCAGAGCCAGCACGGTTCCTCTGGCGGTCTGCCCTGGGAACAACTATCCCATCTTCCGATCCCCGGCCTGTCGTCTTCGGGgcagcatggccagcatggccagcatggtTCCTCCGGTGGACTTCCGTGGGATAAGCTGTCTGGCCTGCCGATTCCTGGGATGTCGGAGTTGAATAAGCTGAATAAGATCTCGCACTTCGTTCCGGGCGGGTTGGGGCATGGTTTTTCGAGGGAGGTTGAGGGTGAGAATGAGACTGGGGGGGTGCCGtatcagcagcagcaggctgaacATGGACAGCCTCAGTATCAGTCTCATGCTGAGCACCAGCACCcgcaccagcaccagcacccgCATCcgcaccagcaacagcacccgcaccagcaccaacagcatcCGCACCCGCACCCGCATCAGCGTCAGCATTAG
- a CDS encoding uncharacterized protein (ID:PFLUO_007631-T1.cds;~source:funannotate): MNIHEFLSAEADCDREGLVDLRSLDCVSHYDSHLMCPICHCAFVQPVRLQCDHVFCGKCLRSAITSFRSTDSDVFPCPSCRTPTYEVLTSVPRLLINMCDDIRVRCPFIPEGCQETLPRGHVQSHVDKYCAYRPVPCPDTSCDQMIRQKDLYPDQKCTHGLQQCPRCEEDVMEQDYEEHDKELCPSLETTCVDCGTTIVRREMKKHVEACPEVVSPCAASKYGCPVKIRRAEIGGHEQLCPLIAMSPYFEAQNTRLDLLELTVRHLQQRNEIFEDGLANIRSTLVDSAPAGMSGASGGNDHQTDNMDESVDRSSSVFSSNATTYLLSLHESLREEVDQLSHAITDLDARASMTILNESLRIKEDMAHTNAAVNSVRMQVQWLMNPRLHHGPRAGVRANTVGGNDTNRSPLAASSAPGPSSTAGPSMGPLRPRRPSDSGREGTKL, from the coding sequence ATGAATATCCACGAGTTCCTCTCCGCGGAGGCCGACTGCGACCGGGAAGGGCTGGTCGATCTCCGCTCCCTGGACTGCGTCTCCCACTACGATTCCCACCTTATGTGTCCGATCTGCCATTGCGCGTTCGTCCAGCCGGTACGGTTGCAATGTGATCACGTCTTCTGTGGCAAATGCCTCCGGTCCGCCATCACCAGCTTCCGCTCGACCGACTCGGACGTGTTCCCGTGCCCCTCTTGCCGAACACCCACCTACGAGGTATTAACGAGCGTGCCCCGCCTTTTGATAAACATGTGCGACGATATTCGAGTGCGATGTCCGTTTATACCGGAGGGATGCCAAGAGACCCTGCCCCGCGGCCATGTTCAGTCGCATGTGGACAAATATTGTGCATACCGACCCGTACCGTGCCCGGACACCTCGTGCGACCAGATGATCCGCCAGAAGGACCTCTACCCGGATCAAAAGTGTACGCATGGTCTTCAGCAGTGTCCGCGGTGTGAGGAGGACGTCATGGAGCAGGACTATGAAGAGCATGACAAGGAGCTTTGTCCCAGTCTCGAGACTACGTGCGTGGATTGCGGTACAACGATCGTCCGGCGAGAGATGAAGAAACATGTCGAGGCGTGCCCGGAGGTCGTCAGCCCCTGTGCAGCATCCAAATATGGGTGTCCCGTCAAAATTCGACGAGCCGAGATTGGCGGGCACGAACAGCTCTGTCCGCTGATCGCAATGAGCCCATACTTCGAGGCCCAAAACACCCGGCTGGACCTTCTCGAGCTGACCGTCCGacacctccagcagcgaaATGAGATCTTCGAGGACGGGCTGGCCAACATCCGATCCACACTGGTTGACTCTGCGCCTGCCGGGATGAGCGGCGCTAGCGGTGGAAACGACCATCAGACGGATAACATGGATGAGTCTGTGGATCGCTCCTCCAGCGTATTTTCCTCCAACGCCACAACATACTTGCTTTCTCTGCATGAGTCCCTGCGTGAGGAAGTCGACCAGCTATCGCATGCCATCACCGACCTAGATGCCCGCGCCAGCATGACCATCCTGAACGAGTCCCTGCGAATCAAAGAAGACATGGCCCACACCAACGCCGCTGTGAATAGTGTTCGCATGCAGGTGCAGTGGCTGATGAATCCTCGATTGCACCATGGCCCGCGCGCCGGGGTGCGTGCCAACACCGTCGGTGGTAATGACACAAACCGGTCTCCGCTggcggcctcgtcggcgccggGACCGAGCAGTACCGCCGGTCCATCTATGGGACCGTTGCGGCCCAGACGACCGAGTGATAGTGGTCGCGAGGGAACCAAGCTTTAA
- a CDS encoding uncharacterized protein (ID:PFLUO_007632-T1.cds;~source:funannotate) yields the protein MANPSQLFLVVDHIKLSLLERQRAISLDLEPNAQDGEISRALESLHEGIESIEAEQSRLADSHDSAGAAALKDQLGPLRAQYQDLSSQFHGPDSTSATSPTQGPSLGGNQPTSTKTPDLKQPVPQHPPSKSVRFMDSTAAAAAVQDEIDAEEDRNRRNLFQPYRDEPSPSGPDQSGMNNQQIHDHHAQTIRDQDDQLDRLGESIGRQHELSIQIGDELEGHVTLLDGMDGDVDRHQTRLDGARRRLDRFRRKAGDNWSLMTIVGLIILLVILIVILK from the coding sequence ATGGCGAATCCATCCcaactcttcctcgtcgtcgaccaCATCAAACTGTCGCTCCTGGAGCGGCAGCGAGCCATTAGCCTCGACCTCGAGCCCAATGCCCAAGACGGCGAGATCTCACGGGCTCTCGAGTCTCTCCACGAAGGCATCGAATCCATTGAAGCCGAGCAATCCCGGCTGGCCGACTCCCACGACAGCGCAGGCGCTGCCGCCCTGAAAGACCAGCTTGGCCCCCTCCGTGCCCAATACCAGGACCTGTCATCTCAGTTCCACGGCCCAGACAGCACATCCGCCACCAGCCCGACGCAGGGACCCTCCCTCGGCGGCAACCAGCCCACCTCCACCAAAACTCCCGATCTCAAACAGCCTGTCCCGCAACATCCGCCCTCGAAATCCGTGCGGTTCATGGACAGcacggccgcggcggcggccgtGCAAGATgagatcgacgccgaggaggatcgCAACCGGCGGAACCTCTTCCAGCCCTATCGCGACGAGCCGTCGCCCTCGGGCCCCGATCAGTCCGGTATGAACAACCAGCAGatccacgaccaccacgccCAGACCATCCGTGATCAGGACGACCAGCTCGATCGCCTGGGCGAGTCCATCGGGCGCCAGCACGAGCTGAGCATCCAGATCGGGGATGAGCTGGAGGGCCATGTCACTctgctggatggcatggACGGGGACGTAGATCGACATCAGACTCGGCTGGATGgtgcgcggcggcggctggacCGCTTCCGGCGCAAGGCTGGTGACAATTGGAGCTTGATGACTATCGTCGGGCTGATTATCCTTCTGGTGATTTTGATTGTGATTCTGAAATAG
- a CDS encoding uncharacterized protein (ID:PFLUO_007633-T1.cds;~source:funannotate), whose product MSFLTSVRATSRSTLRPTYALSSHSSSAFHSSAIRPTLKESDKNRDDLPNYYEAHKEEQVKNAEKGKGKWSSELASNSEAEVKADRGEIESDDKTFEGMQERTKNLLNGKGPLNKPQ is encoded by the exons atgtcctTCCTCACCTCTGTCCGCGCAACCTCGCGCTCAACCCTTCGACCAACCTACGCCCTCTCCTCTCATTCTTCATCTGCATTCCACTCCTCGGCGATTCGCCCGACCTTGAAGGAGTCGGACAAGA ACCGCGACGACCTGCCCAATTACTACGAAGCGcacaaagaagaacaggTCAAGAACGCCGAGAAAGGGAAGGGCAAGTGGAGCTCTGAGCTGGCGAGTAACAGTGAAGCAGAG GTCAAAGCGGATCGAGGCGAGATCGAATCCGACGATAAGACCTTCGAGGGGATGCAGGAGCGGACGAAAAATCTGCTGAATGGCAAGGGGCCGTTGAATAAGCCGCAATAA
- a CDS encoding uncharacterized protein (ID:PFLUO_007634-T1.cds;~source:funannotate), translating into MSAFFYNHQQHQQHHPQHGMQSATHHNHHGRSRRAPKMTQNARQFRGVKSMRELAEAPAMTAFRARFEAGRSFDLDDDLEFCPGLLTEDDLHSIHSASSDRSSLSSGSPDTSPLQHQIQPVQQVAPSISLSPAQVNSFAHAGLAGNHNQASFQQQPANRTRKVIPIINPNTGMSMSSPPSSLTPGMMQTAQRRW; encoded by the exons ATGTCTGCTTTCTTCTACAAccaccaacagcaccagcaaCACCACCCGCAGCACGGGATGCAGTCTGCCACCCACCACAATCACCACGGTCGCTCTCGTCGTGCGCCCAAGATGACTCAGAATGCCCGTCAATTCCGGGGGGTGAAGAGCATGAGGGAACTGGCCGAAGCTCCTGCAATGACGGCGTTCCGGGCGAGATTTGAAGCGGGCCGGTCCttcgatctggatgatgaccttgagTTCTGTCCGGGGCTCCTGACAGAGGACGAT CTGCACTCCATTCATTCCGCCTCTTCCGACCGGTCGTCGCTGTCGAGTGGCTCACCCGACACCTCGCCGCTCCAgcaccagatccagcccGTGCAGCAGGTCGCCCCGtccatctctctctcgccCGCCCAGGTCAACTCGTTTGCCCACGCTGGTCTGGCCGGTAATCATAATCAGGCCAgcttccagcagcagcctgcCAACCGGACCCGCAAGGTCATTCCGATTATCAACCCTAATACCGGAATGTCCATGTCGAGTCCCCCCTCCTCGCTCACCCCGGGGATGATGCAGACTGCGCAGCGTCGATGGTGA
- a CDS encoding uncharacterized protein (ID:PFLUO_007635-T1.cds;~source:funannotate), with amino-acid sequence MAANYWASTQRRHWLFSREKLADVRERLRERDKAAHSQFPLPDSRLLNIYFNQQLIKLGKRMSTRQQAIATAQVYLKRYYIKNEVRQTNPYLVLTTAFYLACKMEECPQHIRFVVGEARGLWPEFITPDVAKLGECEFALISEMNSQLIVHHPYRTLSELQTELTLSSDEVALAWSVINDHYLTDLPLLYSPHVIAIMAIIIAVVFKPAHSGSFSSGSSQPSLSSSLREGGQNMLATLSDKLAAGAPPKIQKLINWLAESEVDIKGVIDCTQELISLYEVWEQYSEKHCKELIGRMVKSKNLDK; translated from the exons ATGGCCGCCAACTATTGGGCCTCGACGCAGCGGCGGCACTGGCTGTTCTCGCGAgagaagctggccgatgTTCGCGAGCGCCTTCGCGAGCGGGACAAGGCCGCCCATTCGCAGTTCCCATTGCCGGATAGCCGGCTGCTGAACATCTACTTCAACCAAC AACTCATCAAGCTGGGCAAGCGCATGTCCACCCGGCAGCAGGCCATTGCCACCGCTCAGGTGTATCTGAAGCGGTACTACATCAAAAATGAGGTGCGCCAGACGAACCCATATCTGGTTCTGACTACGGCCTTTTACTTGGCTTGTAAAATGGAGGAATGTCCACAACATATCCGATTTGTCGTCGGCGAAGCACGCGGGCTGTGGCCAG AATTCATCACCCCCGACGTAGCGAAACTGGGCGAGTGCGAGTTTGCTCTCATCTCGGAAATGAACTCGCAGCTCATTGTCCACCATCCCTACCGCACTTTGTCGGAGCTCCAGACCGAGCTGACCCTAAGCTCAGACGAAGTCGCCCTGGCCTGGTCGGTGATCAACGACCACTATCTGACCGACCTGCCTCTACTGTATTCACCTCATGTGATTGCCATCATGGCGATCATTATCGCAGTGGTTTTCAAGCCAGCGCATTCGGGTAGTTTCTCGTCCGGATCCTCTCAGCCCTCCCTGTCCAGTAGTCTGCGAGAGGGCGGGCAGAATATGCTGGCGACCTTATCCGACAAGCTCGCTGCCGGGGCTCCccccaagatccagaagctgaTCAATTGGCTGGCAGAAAGCGAAGTCGACATCAAAGGCGTGATTGACTGTACTCAGGAGCTGATCTCGCTATACGAGGTGTGGGAGCAATATAGTGAGAAGCATTGTAAGGAGCTCATTGGGAGGATGGTGAAGAGCAAGAATCTGGACAAGTGA